GCAGTGTTGATGCCACACATCCCGTCTCCACGCTTAATCCGGAAGTAGCCACTTTCTCCCCACTTGGGGCCCCATGAGTTTTTCACGGTCCAGTAATCTTTGGTCTCAAATAATCCCTTCTCTACCCCGAATCCCACTAGCAGCACAGCTAAGCACAATAAGAAAGGAACAAAACGAAATATAGAAACAACAATGCTTTTATACAAATACCTAATTTGCATACATGGAGTCATTGTATTTAAAGTAACCGTATCGGATTTATATCCAtcttattaattattaaacaaaattttgCGCAATGATAGCACCAAGTCAACAATCTAACAATCTGATAAtactatttacataatattgGAAAGTAGAAAAACCACTTTACTAACTCTACTTTGCCATATCATTGAAATAAGATTTAACATTTGGGGTcaaaactaataaaactaatACACTATAAATCTAAAACAACCTCCGAATTACATTATAACAAAGCCCTCTGTCCCTAACCTACCGTGGTCTAGTTTCGTTTTTGAACAGAAGTAGGAAGAAAAGACTCCTCTGTGGTAAAATTGTAACAGTTCAGCGTCCATGGCGACGGACAGAGGTCCTATCTGCATCAGCTGGTCAGCAATCACTGTCTCGTTCTGAAAGTAAATATTTACACGTAATATGGTAAAAAATAGAATGGCAGAACTTGAAAGCAACTATACCGcttgtaattaaaacaaatgtaaGTTGATGTCGATGAGGCTAATTTGCTTGGATCATGCAGCGTGTTCTAAAAAACCCTCTTGTTATAAAAATGGTGGACGGTTGATTAAAATTGTTAATTGCCCGACTTTGTATTCAAACGGATCTAAACACGTAAGCTTGAGTGTTTAGATGTTTATGCTTACCTCGCTGATAGCTTTCCACGTGTTGACTTTAAATCCAGGCACAAACTTGGACTTATTCAGCTTGAAGACACAACTTTGACTCATGTTACAGTAGGGGATTGGTGGACCACACAGACTGTCATTGAACCCGGGCGCAGGGCAGACCTCACATGTCCCCGGGGCCCCGCCTAGACCAGAACAGTACCAATAGTCCTCCCACGTCTCCAAACCACCCTTGATAAACAGATCAATTTAAAGGTATTCTTtcaattttgtatgattttattcAGGGGATTACTTTTGAATTTAGCCATGCAAATTACAAAAGCGTAATACTAATAACACGCAAGCCTTGTCTAAATTTTGGCTTTAgtttgatttttcaatattttgaaatagtcCAAATTTATCAAGTATTATCAATTATCACAAGTATTGTCTAGCAAAGAATGTGTAAAGAAACAATATGACAATCCAATTGACTCACGGCTTTCATAACGTATTGGTAGGCTAGATAAGGCCATCCCCCAAACACTCCACAGTCAGCATTACCCCTGGTAAATGTAAGCAACACAACTAAACGCCACCAGAATAGGACTCCATGGAGGATAGTTGTCAATTATGACGAGGGTGAAGGTCTGTGTTTTAATCGGATTGGGAATTCGTGAGGTGAAATCTCAGTGTGATCGAAGACACAATGACTAATTTCCTGTTCACTTAtctctattctgtatttgcatattacagaattatctactcttgcgggtaggtatcgattgtgacgtcacgtgtttgcgagcgtaacgtcatacatttcggtgaaaacgacgtgaattgcgctcacaaaataatgacgtaacaatcgatacctacccgcaagggaactaattctgtaatatgcaaagacggaataccgTTAAACAAGATTCACACAGGTTTTATTGTGTTACTCTTGTTAAATCGACATTATGtgatgattcatttatcaagtttttattttttatcttaacgACAGATATCTAATGGTTTACCGTTATCAAAATGTCATGAAACATTACAAGAACAAAACATATTTCCATTCTAGACACCAAACTGTCGATGCACTTACATCTAAATGGATTACGGGAAaactaaaactcaaattacctAGTCGTTGTACGTTGATGTTGTACTTATGTAAAAATAGAAAAGTGCTAACTAGCAATGACCTTCTGTAAGGTTTTAATCTTAACATTACGTTTTAATTGAATGAGACAAAAATGTagatataacttttatttacCCCTTCACGTCCTCCATGCCATCACAATCCACGATTTGTTCCACGGAGAAGTTGGTTAGTTTCTTCCCCGCCATCGCCCATTGACCCTCCAGATTACCGATTGTACTGGAAAAAGTATCAGAACAATAAAGATTCTTAACAGCAAAGTGGTCAAAAATAACAAGACAATAAAATTTCGTTTGttctattccgaatttgcatattacagagttatctgcacttgcgggtaggtattgattgtgacgtcatgtgtttgcgagcgtaacgtcatacgtttccgagataacgacgtgaattgcgctcccaaaataatgacgtaacaatcgatacatacccgcaagggaactaactctgtaatatgcaaagacggaattctCCGCATTTTTACACACAATAAATACAAAGAGTATCTTACCTGAAAGCCCAACATGATCCAGCAGATCCTGAAAAGACAACATATAGGACTtcttttgtaattaattaagtTAAAGAAAACAGACATttagaaatttaaaaacaa
The nucleotide sequence above comes from Argopecten irradians isolate NY chromosome 1, Ai_NY, whole genome shotgun sequence. Encoded proteins:
- the LOC138315056 gene encoding cathepsin L-like; translated protein: MVGSLNWFVCILVLISAVYAKPWTYPEDVERATYLFRAWKEKYGKYYPSFRVEDQKFKVFLGNLKVINKLNDQHKGGPEFALNHFADISPAEFRSTILMPKRVPPKFEEERYIKREVVDRAPESFDWRSKNMVTAVKDQGSAGSCWAFSTIGNLEGQWAMAGKKLTNFSVEQIVDCDGMEDVKGGNADCGVFGGWPYLAYQYVMKAGGLETWEDYWYCSGLGGAPGTCEVCPAPGFNDSLCGPPIPYCNMSQSCVFKLNKSKFVPGFKVNTWKAISENETVIADQLMQIGPLSVAMDAELLQFYHRGVFSSYFCSKTKLDHAVLLVGFGVEKGLFETKDYWTVKNSWGPKWGESGYFRIKRGDGMCGINTAVTTGVLGA